One Kwoniella dejecticola CBS 10117 chromosome 10, complete sequence DNA window includes the following coding sequences:
- a CDS encoding mitochondrial 54S ribosomal protein bL31m, with amino-acid sequence MSFSMVRPSSSKLNIIRPIIQSRGKHTHSTPESLWQSRTHLKPPPSVPPPMVPTYPMRVILSDGSTFTAYTTAPTPSTKKLTRDVNNNPLWSPASERKGLGEGEEGRVGRFRRRFEGIVMEEPEVSLESVSKKEEAFGAGDLDWMSEGGVEEKISEKQRNPVKAGKGKGKKK; translated from the coding sequence ATGTCATTCTCGATGGTCCGACCTTCCTCATCCAAGCTCAACATAATACGCCCCATCATTCAATCTCGAGGCAAACATACACATTCCACTCCCGAGTCATTATGGCAATCTCGAACACACCTCAAACCCCCGCCGTCCGTTCCCCCACCTATGGTCCCAACCTACCCTATGCGAGTCATCCTGTCTGACGGATCGACATTCACAGCATACACAACAGCACCGACTccctcgacgaagaagcttaCCCGAGATGTGAACAATAACCCGCTGTGGTCACCAGCAAGCGAGAGGAAGGGATTaggcgagggcgaggaaGGCAGAGTCGGAAGGTTCAGGAGGAGGTTTGAAGGTATCGTCATGGAAGAACCGGAGGTCAGCCTTGAGAGCGTTAGtaagaaagaagaagcgtTTGGAGCAGGTGATCTGGATTGGATGTCAGAAGGGGGTGTAGAGGAGAAGATAAGTGAGAAGCAAAGGAATCCTGTTAAAGCTGGAAAGGGCAAGGGTAAGAAGAAGTAG
- a CDS encoding mitochondrial 37S ribosomal protein mS35 codes for MSVSRTSLRPLPSSSSLRPIIRSFSSSLPSFDEKPDSSVPDASPQAFFPDTPAAPSSALAKKNRPWSVLNTPKFEFDDATSLGWMRMFRIQEGEGLVRKIAEDRNALRAANKTTFTPPKSSIRLTSTIDLSSPSSKFHTKAVLLVPVSSLGLSSPDAIQRIKLLAGPRWTPGRPGKDEFLPDGGAQSGSQDGKDGWIKISEERFGNSQQNRIEVSNILDRLVEAASDPKSPLPADIPIDTRHLLSRHRKKRTRQNPFTWSSDQTYLKQHEVVGGVKGFPLEWIPIELREKAVKKQ; via the exons ATGTCCGTCTCCAGAACGTCCCTACGTCCCTTgccctcctcatcatcactccgCCCAATCATACggtccttctcctcgtccctTCCCTCGTTCGACGAAAAACCAGATTCATCCGTGCCCGATGCATCACCGCAAGCTTTCTTCCCCGATACGCCAGCCGCACCATCAAGCGCTCTCGCCAAGAAGAATCGTCCGTGGTCTGTTCTGAACACGCCCAAGTTCGAATTTGACGATGCCACTTCCCTTgggtggatgaggatgttCAGGATACAGGAAGGAGAGGGACTGGTCAGGAAGATAGCGGAAGATAGGAATGCCTTGAGGG CCGCCAACAAGACCACATTTACTCCACCAAAATCCTCCATTCGTTTGACAAGCACCATCGACTTATCCTCCCCGTCTTCCAAGTTCCACACCAAAGCTGTCCTCCTGGTTCCCGTTTCGTCCCTAGGCTTATCGTCGCCAGATGCGATACAGCGCATCAAACTGCTTGCCGGGCCCAGGTGGACACCAGGAAGACCAGGCAAAGATGAATTCTTGCCTGACGGCGGCGCTCAATCTGGATCGCAGGATGGTAAAGACGGCTGGATCAAGATCTCGGAAGAGAGATTCGGTAATTCTCAACAGAACAGGATAGAGGTCTCCAATATACTGGACAGACTGGTGGAAGCCGCCAGC GACCCCAAATCCCCACTACCCGCAGACATTCCCATAGATACTCGACACCTGCTCTCGCGCCATCGAAAGAAGCGCACAAGGCAAAATCCTTTCACCTGGTCATCGGACCAAACATACCTCAAGCAGCACGAAGTAGTCGGCGGCGTGAAGGGTTTCCCTCTGGAATGGATACCGATAGaattgagggagaaagcTGTGAAGAAGCAATAG